One genomic region from Melioribacteraceae bacterium encodes:
- a CDS encoding sigma-70 family RNA polymerase sigma factor → MPNTDQKLHQLYREFEKEAIPHMNALYNFALKMTGDEDDADDLVQETYLKAFRFFDKFEKGTNCKAWLFRILKNSYINDYRKQVKEPNKVDYEDIQNFYENIKSDEVESRHYEQDVFSNLLDDEISKAITDLPEDFRTVIILSDIEGFTYDEIADFVDIPVGTVRSRLHRARKMLYSQLYDYAKDRGFVDGNGSKK, encoded by the coding sequence ATGCCAAATACTGATCAGAAACTTCATCAACTTTACCGGGAGTTTGAAAAAGAGGCAATTCCCCATATGAATGCTCTCTATAACTTCGCACTTAAAATGACCGGTGACGAAGACGATGCAGACGACCTGGTACAGGAAACCTACCTTAAAGCATTCCGTTTCTTTGATAAATTTGAAAAGGGCACTAATTGCAAAGCTTGGTTGTTTAGGATATTGAAGAACTCATATATCAACGATTACCGTAAACAGGTAAAGGAACCGAACAAAGTTGATTATGAGGATATTCAGAATTTTTATGAAAATATTAAGTCCGATGAAGTCGAATCCAGGCATTACGAACAGGATGTATTCAGCAATCTTCTAGACGATGAGATATCAAAGGCAATTACAGATCTGCCCGAGGATTTCCGTACAGTAATTATTCTAAGCGACATAGAAGGATTTACTTACGACGAGATTGCGGATTTTGTTGATATTCCTGTCGGAACCGTAAGGTCGCGGCTTCACAGGGCGAGAAAGATGCTCTATTCCCAGCTCTACGATTATGCTAAGGATAGAGGATTTGTAGACGGCAACGGATCAAAAAAATAA
- a CDS encoding universal stress protein, with amino-acid sequence MFDIKTIVVPTDFSKISFSAFEYARDMAEKMNAEIHLIHVMEKTPPLLNGQYSGTTEEEKLISMEKDLRSRLSETAETLTEDSNIRIIEVFRIGTDYEEIVDYSKEINGDLIVIATHGRTGIFHTLLGSVAEKVIRFSKCPVLVISPQEEE; translated from the coding sequence ATGTTCGACATAAAGACAATAGTAGTACCTACCGATTTCAGTAAAATTTCATTTTCGGCATTTGAGTATGCAAGGGATATGGCAGAAAAAATGAACGCCGAGATTCATTTGATTCACGTTATGGAGAAGACTCCTCCACTCCTTAACGGACAATATTCCGGCACAACTGAAGAAGAGAAACTGATCTCAATGGAAAAAGATCTTCGAAGCCGGCTTTCTGAAACCGCAGAGACTTTAACCGAAGATTCTAATATCAGGATAATTGAAGTCTTCAGAATAGGGACAGACTACGAGGAAATAGTCGATTACTCTAAAGAGATCAACGGCGACCTGATTGTAATAGCTACGCATGGCCGGACAGGCATATTTCATACACTTCTCGGAAGTGTAGCTGAAAAGGTAATCCGGTTCTCAAAATGCCCTGTTTTAGTAATATCCCCGCAGGAAGAGGAATAA
- the rpsU gene encoding 30S ribosomal protein S21, with amino-acid sequence MVGITVQENENIDKALKRFKKKYERSGVLKEFKKRTFFVKPSIEKRMDLIKAKRRASREQAFKDRRA; translated from the coding sequence GTGGTAGGTATTACCGTTCAAGAGAACGAGAATATTGACAAAGCGCTTAAGCGTTTTAAAAAGAAGTATGAGCGTTCCGGAGTCCTTAAAGAGTTCAAAAAAAGAACATTCTTTGTTAAACCGTCAATAGAAAAAAGGATGGATTTAATTAAAGCGAAACGGAGAGCGTCAAGAGAACAAGCTTTTAAAGACAGAAGAGCTTAA
- a CDS encoding TIGR00730 family Rossman fold protein, with translation MAKITKAQKAYKNLDFLNSADARTVRILSEYYEPKSRFQKHNIVDTIVFFGSARILSRKDALKLVEKAQKDNSKNAEYNFDRAVKQLEMSKYYEDAVQLSKKLTKWSKSLGEEKNRFIICSGGGPGIMEAANKGAKLAGGHSIGLNISIPFEQFVNKYVDPELAFEFHYFFMRKLWFIYLAKALIVFPGGFGTMDELMEVLTLVQTKKITKKMKVIMFDENYWREVINFDALIEHGTISREDMKLFDFCSSIDEAFDRITAHFNKYFLNKKKIIKKPRR, from the coding sequence ATGGCTAAAATTACAAAAGCTCAAAAGGCTTATAAGAATCTTGATTTTCTTAATTCAGCAGATGCCAGAACTGTAAGAATTCTATCTGAATATTATGAACCGAAATCGAGGTTCCAGAAACATAATATAGTTGATACAATTGTTTTCTTTGGTTCTGCGAGAATTCTTTCCCGCAAAGATGCGCTTAAGCTGGTTGAAAAAGCACAAAAGGACAATTCGAAAAACGCGGAATATAATTTCGACAGAGCCGTTAAACAGCTTGAAATGTCGAAGTACTACGAGGATGCTGTTCAGCTTTCTAAAAAACTTACTAAATGGTCAAAGTCTCTCGGCGAAGAGAAAAACCGTTTTATCATCTGCAGCGGCGGCGGACCCGGAATAATGGAAGCGGCAAACAAAGGAGCTAAACTCGCCGGTGGGCATTCAATCGGTCTGAATATCTCTATCCCGTTCGAACAATTCGTAAACAAATATGTCGATCCGGAACTAGCTTTTGAATTCCACTACTTTTTTATGAGAAAACTCTGGTTCATCTATCTCGCAAAAGCTTTGATTGTATTCCCCGGCGGATTCGGTACTATGGATGAATTGATGGAAGTACTTACTCTCGTTCAGACTAAGAAGATCACCAAGAAAATGAAAGTGATTATGTTCGATGAAAACTACTGGCGGGAAGTAATCAACTTTGATGCATTAATTGAACACGGAACTATCAGCCGGGAGGATATGAAACTTTTCGACTTCTGCAGTTCGATTGATGAAGCATTCGATAGGATTACAGCGCACTTCAATAAGTATTTTCTCAATAAGAAAAAAATCATAAAAAAACCCCGTAGGTAG
- the secG gene encoding preprotein translocase subunit SecG produces the protein MYPLLITISVIISVFLVIVVLLQSSKGGGLAGSFGGTGQFGTVFGTRRTADFLSKATWWLGGALLVLAIIINLFFLPGQTTVDQRESIIQSDRQAVPTAPALPQQQSTSQPEQK, from the coding sequence ATGTATCCATTATTAATAACCATTTCTGTAATTATTTCTGTATTTCTGGTAATTGTTGTTCTTCTTCAGTCAAGCAAGGGAGGCGGCCTGGCCGGTTCTTTCGGCGGGACAGGTCAGTTCGGAACCGTTTTCGGTACTAGAAGAACCGCTGACTTTTTGAGTAAAGCTACCTGGTGGCTCGGCGGAGCTTTATTAGTCCTGGCAATTATTATAAATCTTTTCTTCTTACCGGGTCAGACTACTGTAGATCAGAGAGAAAGCATTATACAGAGCGACAGGCAGGCAGTACCTACAGCACCTGCCTTACCTCAGCAGCAGTCGACCTCTCAACCTGAACAGAAGTAA
- a CDS encoding M48 family metalloprotease gives MKFKKLKILIAGIVIVSACSTGINIFSDNDEVAMGQQFDQEIRKNSKEYPIYNGDPGVKDYINRNIFSEILKSPELKKTAVYSYQMEIIQNDTMLNAFAVPGGYVYLYTGLLKYLDSEAALAGVIGHEIAHVERRHATQRITSAYGIQIILSIALGNNPSQVAEMVANLFGGLALLANSRSNEDESDDYSIKYLRSTRFYPGAVKFFFEKLRDDGKVARGGQGIATFLSTHPDPIARISTTDQRLAALSIPVKSYKDSGEGFFKAEYQKFIKGKLK, from the coding sequence ATGAAATTTAAAAAACTGAAAATTCTGATTGCCGGAATTGTTATTGTCTCCGCCTGTTCAACAGGGATAAATATTTTTTCCGATAACGACGAAGTCGCTATGGGTCAACAGTTCGATCAGGAGATACGTAAGAATTCTAAAGAGTACCCGATTTATAACGGTGACCCCGGAGTAAAGGATTATATAAATAGAAATATTTTCAGTGAAATTTTAAAATCACCCGAATTGAAAAAAACAGCAGTCTACTCTTATCAGATGGAAATAATTCAGAATGATACAATGCTTAACGCGTTTGCTGTTCCCGGGGGATATGTATATCTCTATACTGGATTATTAAAATATCTCGATTCCGAAGCGGCGCTTGCAGGTGTCATCGGTCATGAAATTGCCCATGTGGAAAGACGGCATGCTACCCAAAGAATTACTTCAGCTTACGGAATTCAGATAATCCTTAGTATTGCACTCGGTAACAATCCATCACAGGTAGCCGAGATGGTCGCAAATCTCTTCGGTGGTCTTGCTCTTCTGGCAAACAGTAGGTCAAATGAAGATGAAAGTGATGATTACTCCATTAAGTATCTTAGAAGCACCAGATTTTATCCCGGCGCTGTTAAATTCTTCTTTGAAAAACTCAGGGACGACGGAAAAGTTGCCCGGGGCGGGCAGGGGATTGCCACATTCTTATCGACTCATCCGGATCCGATTGCCAGAATCAGCACAACAGATCAGCGCCTGGCAGCTCTTTCAATCCCGGTAAAATCGTATAAGGATTCCGGGGAGGGTTTTTTCAAGGCGGAATATCAGAAATTCATTAAAGGAAAGCTGAAATAG
- a CDS encoding iron ABC transporter permease: MGRTARLTLSGFITRILILFIFTLIVSVVSLLIGPVNISLSDVLISLFSNVKDDTISQIIFDIRLPRILYAVAVGGGLSIAGAAFQAMLMNPLAEPYILGISSGGTFGAVLSFLIGASFLGTQALSFLGALSVMLIVFLLGKRFGEIEPNVLLLSGVMVGAFFSAAILLMMTLLNDSLRTALFWLIGNLSLADKDNSVLVLLVTIFISALLIMLSNKFNVISLGSDYAKQLGVNTNSLKTITYILTSIMIGTLVSVSGIIGFVGLLIPHLCRIVVGVDNRMIFPASFFIGASYLVIADTIARTIIAPAELPVGAITALIGAPVFIYLLRRRFKIIS, encoded by the coding sequence ATGGGAAGAACTGCACGATTAACTTTATCCGGATTTATTACCAGGATTCTGATTCTCTTCATTTTTACTTTAATTGTATCGGTTGTGTCTCTTCTAATAGGCCCCGTTAACATTAGTCTTTCAGATGTGCTCATATCTCTATTCTCAAATGTAAAGGATGATACCATCTCACAGATTATATTTGATATAAGGCTGCCGAGAATACTCTATGCTGTTGCAGTTGGAGGCGGACTTTCAATTGCAGGAGCTGCGTTCCAGGCAATGCTTATGAATCCACTGGCTGAACCATATATTCTCGGTATTTCAAGCGGGGGTACATTCGGTGCGGTTCTTTCTTTCTTGATCGGAGCCTCATTCCTTGGTACTCAGGCACTTTCGTTTCTGGGTGCACTGTCCGTAATGCTGATTGTATTTCTTCTCGGAAAACGTTTTGGCGAAATTGAACCTAATGTTCTGCTCCTTTCGGGTGTAATGGTTGGAGCGTTTTTCTCCGCGGCTATACTTCTAATGATGACTTTACTGAATGATTCTCTCCGTACGGCTCTCTTCTGGTTGATCGGAAATTTGTCGCTGGCTGATAAGGACAATTCGGTTCTTGTTCTATTGGTTACAATCTTTATCTCTGCTTTACTGATAATGCTTTCGAATAAATTTAACGTAATAAGCCTCGGTTCCGACTATGCGAAACAACTTGGAGTGAATACCAATTCACTCAAGACAATCACATATATTCTTACCAGTATTATGATAGGGACACTGGTTTCAGTGAGCGGAATAATCGGCTTTGTAGGATTGCTGATTCCCCATCTCTGCCGGATTGTTGTGGGCGTGGATAACCGTATGATCTTCCCCGCATCATTTTTCATCGGCGCTTCGTATCTTGTTATTGCCGATACAATTGCACGAACAATAATTGCACCGGCGGAGCTACCGGTCGGTGCAATAACCGCTTTAATAGGTGCTCCGGTTTTTATCTATTTGCTAAGAAGAAGATTTAAAATAATATCATAG
- the obgE gene encoding GTPase ObgE, giving the protein MFIDYAKIYVKAGDGGAGAVAFRREKYVPKGGPAGGNGGNGGSVIFIADSNLNTLLDFRYQKKYLAQNGDKGGSSLKDGKTGKDILIKVPIGTIIKDAETEEVLSDLDSNGKEFVAAKGGKGGKGNSNFATPTNQTPRYAESGKPGEEINVVLELKLIADVGLVGFPNAGKSTLISVISDAKPKIADYPFTTLEPNLGIVRYKDFKSIIVADIPGIIEGAHQGKGLGLKFLRHIERTKILLLMIDITSENPQNDYDTLLNELNNYSKVLSRKKKILAFSKSDLVENSIIKKIEKKKIKGYTGPVIVFSSATQSGIQELLDKLWEELHD; this is encoded by the coding sequence ATGTTTATTGATTATGCAAAAATTTATGTAAAAGCCGGCGACGGGGGAGCGGGTGCTGTTGCGTTCCGCAGGGAGAAATACGTACCGAAAGGCGGCCCTGCCGGAGGCAATGGGGGTAACGGCGGAAGCGTTATTTTTATTGCCGATTCAAACCTCAATACTTTACTCGATTTCCGATATCAGAAAAAGTACCTTGCCCAGAATGGAGATAAGGGAGGTTCATCACTTAAGGACGGCAAAACTGGCAAAGACATTTTAATTAAAGTCCCGATTGGAACAATAATTAAAGATGCTGAAACTGAGGAAGTCCTTTCCGATCTTGATTCTAACGGTAAGGAATTTGTTGCCGCAAAGGGGGGCAAAGGGGGTAAAGGTAACAGCAACTTTGCAACACCTACAAATCAGACACCGCGTTATGCCGAATCCGGAAAACCGGGAGAGGAAATTAATGTTGTTCTTGAATTGAAATTGATAGCAGATGTGGGACTGGTCGGATTTCCGAATGCGGGCAAATCAACACTGATCTCCGTTATTTCCGATGCCAAACCTAAAATAGCCGATTACCCGTTCACTACTCTCGAACCTAATCTCGGCATCGTCCGGTATAAGGACTTTAAAAGTATTATCGTTGCCGATATCCCGGGAATTATCGAAGGTGCTCACCAGGGAAAAGGTCTCGGACTTAAATTTCTCAGGCATATTGAACGGACAAAAATTCTCCTCCTGATGATCGATATAACTTCTGAAAACCCCCAGAATGATTATGATACTTTGTTAAATGAGTTGAATAATTACTCTAAGGTTCTAAGCAGGAAAAAGAAAATATTGGCCTTTTCTAAGTCGGATCTTGTGGAGAATTCCATCATTAAGAAGATCGAAAAGAAAAAAATTAAAGGTTACACCGGACCCGTAATAGTCTTCTCATCTGCAACCCAATCCGGCATTCAGGAATTATTGGATAAGTTATGGGAAGAACTGCACGATTAA
- a CDS encoding succinate dehydrogenase/fumarate reductase iron-sulfur subunit, whose product MSGNMNLTLKIWRQANAKTVGGFETFNVKNISPDSSFLEMLDILNEELEANGKNPVAFEHDCREGICGACSLVINGRPHGPLDKITTCQLHMRHFKDGDTIWIEPWRAKAFPVIKDLIVDRTSFEKIIQAGGFISVDTGGVPDANAILIPKDAIETATDAAACIGCGACVAACKNASAMLFVSAKVSQFAVLPQGQPERYQRVQAMVKKMDELGFGSCTNTYACEAECPKGISVRNIARLNRDYFNAKLKSENVEA is encoded by the coding sequence ATGAGCGGAAATATGAATCTAACTCTGAAAATTTGGCGTCAGGCGAACGCTAAAACTGTTGGAGGATTTGAAACCTTCAACGTTAAAAATATATCACCCGATAGTTCTTTCCTCGAAATGCTCGATATTTTAAACGAAGAGCTTGAAGCAAATGGAAAAAATCCTGTAGCATTTGAACATGACTGCCGGGAGGGAATATGCGGCGCTTGCAGTCTCGTAATTAACGGAAGGCCGCATGGTCCTCTTGATAAGATTACAACCTGCCAGCTCCATATGAGGCACTTTAAAGACGGGGATACAATCTGGATTGAACCGTGGCGCGCTAAAGCGTTTCCTGTAATCAAGGATCTGATCGTTGACAGAACTTCATTCGAAAAAATAATTCAGGCCGGCGGTTTTATTTCTGTTGATACAGGCGGCGTTCCTGATGCCAATGCAATTCTGATCCCCAAAGATGCTATCGAAACCGCTACTGATGCCGCTGCGTGTATCGGATGCGGCGCCTGCGTTGCGGCTTGTAAGAACGCTTCTGCTATGCTGTTTGTCTCTGCCAAAGTTTCTCAGTTCGCTGTGCTTCCTCAAGGTCAGCCGGAACGCTATCAGCGCGTTCAGGCTATGGTTAAGAAGATGGATGAACTCGGATTCGGAAGCTGCACAAACACTTATGCGTGCGAAGCTGAATGCCCGAAAGGAATCTCAGTCCGGAATATTGCCCGACTTAACAGAGATTACTTTAACGCAAAGCTTAAGTCGGAAAATGTTGAAGCGTGA
- a CDS encoding fumarate reductase/succinate dehydrogenase flavoprotein subunit — MTKLDAKIPKGSIEEKWTNHKFNMKLVNPANKRKYDIIVVGTGLAGASAAASMAELGYNVTVLTYHDSPRRAHSIAAQGGINAAKNYPNDGDSIKRLFYDTLKGGDYRAREGNVYRLAEVSNNIIDQCVAQGVPFAREYGGHLDNRSFGGALVSRTFYSRSITGQQLLLGAYSALSRQVGLGKIKQYTRREMLGLVVIDGAARGVVARNLVTGEIESYAAHAVCLATGGYSRVFFLSTNAMNCNTTAVWRAHRKGALFANPCFTQIHPTCLPLHGEQQSKLTLMSESLRNDGRVWVPLKPGDKRKPGDIPETERDYILERKYPTYGNLAPRDISSRAAKEACDAGKGAGDTGQAVYLDFADAIKRLGKKVIAERYGNLFEMYELITAENPWEVPMRIYPAPHYTMGGLWVDYNLMSNIPGLYVLGEANFSDHGANRLGASALMQGLADGYFVIPYTIGDYLAGTKFSAVKTDHPEFQKEKDAVDEMTKKLLSIKGKRTTDDIHRQLGRIMWNKVGMARNEKGLKEAIKEIRDLRDEFWKNVNVPGSAEDLNQALERAGRVADFLELGELMAVDALDRKESCGGHFREEFQYEDGEAKRDDEKYAYVAAWEFAEPGKWKLHKEKLEFEYLKPTVRSYK, encoded by the coding sequence ATGACTAAATTAGACGCAAAAATTCCGAAAGGATCAATCGAAGAAAAATGGACCAACCATAAATTCAATATGAAGCTGGTTAATCCCGCTAATAAGCGTAAGTACGACATAATTGTAGTCGGAACAGGATTAGCCGGTGCTTCTGCCGCTGCTTCGATGGCTGAATTAGGATATAATGTTACGGTTCTTACATACCACGATTCTCCGCGCCGCGCACACAGTATCGCCGCCCAGGGAGGTATTAATGCCGCTAAGAATTATCCGAATGACGGTGATAGTATCAAACGTCTTTTCTACGATACTCTTAAGGGAGGAGACTACAGAGCCCGCGAAGGAAACGTCTACAGGCTGGCGGAAGTAAGTAATAATATTATTGATCAATGCGTTGCACAGGGCGTTCCGTTTGCAAGAGAATACGGCGGGCACCTCGATAACCGTTCATTCGGCGGTGCATTGGTTTCAAGAACATTTTATTCCAGAAGTATTACCGGACAGCAGCTTCTGCTCGGTGCCTACAGCGCTTTATCGCGCCAGGTTGGATTAGGAAAAATAAAACAGTATACACGACGGGAAATGCTTGGACTTGTAGTGATCGACGGAGCTGCGCGCGGTGTTGTAGCAAGAAACTTAGTTACCGGTGAAATTGAAAGTTATGCCGCTCATGCTGTATGTCTTGCAACGGGCGGATATTCGAGAGTCTTCTTTCTCTCAACAAACGCGATGAATTGTAACACAACTGCAGTCTGGCGTGCACATAGAAAAGGTGCGTTGTTTGCTAATCCCTGTTTTACACAGATTCACCCAACTTGTTTACCATTACATGGCGAGCAGCAATCCAAACTAACATTGATGAGCGAAAGCTTACGTAATGACGGAAGAGTTTGGGTTCCCTTAAAACCGGGTGATAAGAGAAAACCCGGTGACATCCCGGAAACTGAAAGAGATTATATACTCGAAAGAAAATATCCTACTTACGGAAATCTGGCTCCACGCGATATCTCATCACGCGCGGCTAAAGAAGCCTGCGACGCCGGCAAAGGTGCCGGTGATACTGGTCAGGCGGTTTATCTCGACTTCGCCGATGCAATTAAACGCCTCGGTAAAAAAGTAATTGCAGAACGGTACGGAAACCTTTTCGAAATGTATGAACTGATAACCGCGGAGAATCCATGGGAGGTTCCGATGAGAATCTATCCCGCTCCTCACTATACAATGGGCGGTCTCTGGGTAGATTATAATCTCATGAGTAACATTCCCGGCTTATATGTTCTTGGCGAAGCCAACTTCTCCGATCACGGTGCTAACCGTTTGGGCGCTAGCGCTCTTATGCAGGGCCTCGCGGACGGTTACTTTGTAATCCCGTATACAATCGGCGACTATCTTGCAGGTACAAAATTTTCGGCCGTTAAAACCGATCATCCGGAATTCCAGAAAGAAAAAGATGCTGTTGATGAAATGACTAAGAAACTTCTTTCCATAAAAGGTAAAAGAACAACAGACGATATTCACCGTCAGCTCGGCAGGATAATGTGGAATAAAGTCGGAATGGCGCGTAATGAAAAAGGTCTGAAAGAGGCAATTAAGGAGATAAGGGATTTAAGGGATGAGTTCTGGAAAAACGTAAACGTTCCCGGCTCGGCCGAAGATTTGAATCAGGCTCTTGAACGTGCCGGTAGAGTAGCGGATTTCCTCGAATTAGGTGAACTGATGGCTGTTGACGCACTCGACCGCAAAGAATCCTGCGGCGGACATTTCCGTGAGGAGTTTCAATATGAAGACGGTGAAGCAAAACGCGATGACGAAAAATATGCTTACGTTGCCGCCTGGGAATTTGCTGAACCCGGAAAATGGAAACTTCATAAAGAAAAACTTGAATTTGAGTATCTGAAACCAACAGTAAGGAGTTACAAATGA